Within the Paraburkholderia aromaticivorans genome, the region ATCGCCGTTATTGACCAGCGCGACGACCTCCAACCCCTTGCTCCTGGCAGACGCCGTCACGTCGTCAATCATCGAGCCAATAACGTCGGCGGGTTGAAATTCCCGCTCCCTCAACGTGAGGCGTCCGGCGTCCAGTCGCGCGAAGTCGGTAAGATCTTTCATCTGTGTTTCTAGCCTACTTGCGGCCACCGCCAGCCTCTTGATCAACGTCGCGTCTCGTTCGGCAAATCGCCGATCCAGAAGCGTATCGGCCACACTAACGATACTTTGCAGGGGCGTCCGTAGTTCGTGCCCGATCATCCCGAGGAATGCATTTTTGGCGCGTACCGCGTCCTGCTCTGCCTTGATCGCCGCGCTCTGCTGACGCGTTAGCCGCTTACGATCGACGCCAAGCATCAGGGCAAGCACAGCCGTTCCCGCCAGGAGTATCAACAACAGCAGGCTGCTCAGGAAAAAAAGATGCCGTTTCCCGATCAAGTCTTCGTAGACTGTGTCGCGCCGGTCTATCTCGGCCTCGCTCACGTGATCTGTGATGACTGCCAGAGGCTCATCTATCTGCCCTAGGCGAAGCGACAGGTCCACGGCCCTGCGTGGATCTTGCGGCAGCTGTTCGACCGCAGGCTTCACCCTCTCGATCACGGCACCTATTTGCGCGATCGCATCTCGAAAGGAAGCATTGCCGTTAAAGATCTGGGTGGCATCGGACGGTGTGGCCAACACGGCGTATTTCGATTGCAATACCTCAAAGCGCAACTGCACCGACCGAAAATCCGATCTGCCAGCGCCGTAGAGGAGAAAGGCGTTCTTGGCCTTGTTTGCTGCGATTTCCAGTTGCGCAACTGGCCAGTAGTAATTCTCTTGAGGACCAGCCAGCGCCTTGAGACTCGCGGGTGACAGGAGCAGCGAATACGCGAAGTAAACCCATACCCCGGATACGCAAAGGAGGAGAGCAATCGCGACGCCCAGGACCCGTTTGACGCCAATAGCGCGAAGGAAGGTCATTCAACAACGATCTTATAAATTTGCCACACAAATCGAGCTTCGATCGACGCGCGGTTCAGTTCGTCCGGTTGCTCATCACGGGGATAAATTAGCATTAGTGGCCCGAAGCCCTTCGGCTCCAGTGGTTTGCCATCACGCTCGTAGGCCACAATCGCCCCGTACTGTTTCGCGTCAGAGATGGGAACATCGTGCTTGTAATCATCAAGCGCATAGATGTGTAGGACCTTACCTCGTGCGCCGACTTTCTCCAGAATGCTTTCCAGAGTTGGCCCGCGCCACACGCTCACGGGTGTCCAATTCGTGGAGGTCTTGATGCTCTTCGCACCGAGCGAGAGCAGGTCAGCGCGCGTAAAATGATATGTGTGTGTACCTGCTTCAGTTACATGCGTGATATTGCCCGTCACGTCAAGCGCCAACTGTGCGGTCTGTGCTTGTGCCTGACCGAGACAAGCAAGAACTAACAAGACCAACCCGATATGTCTCAAGATAGACTCCATGTATGTGCTGACCGTCAGAACGCGGGTATGTGCCGAGGCCTTCAATAGCAGCCAACCGCAACGCTTTCAACTTGGAGAAACCTAAGTAAAGCGGATCGACAACGTAGACTGCCTTGTGCGATCACCTTGCCGGCGCGCACCGACGCCAACACTTGCGGCGCACGCCCTCGCAAAGTCGCGCTAAGATCGGGCATACACTGCCCTGTCCCACGATCACAGCCACGATTAATTCGCTCGAACCCCAAAACATGACAAACGACAGCTCACCGATCCGTCAACGCCTAAACCGCCTCCACCAAGACCTCCTTGCATGCCAGGAAGCGATCAATTTAGCCCGTGCGAGCGGTACCACCGTTGAGACGGCTCAGTTTCTGCCCGAGGTTAACAGTCTTGCCAACCAAGCACATGCTTTGTGGCCGGAAGGCGAGGAACATCGCAGCCCCGACTTTGAGGATATTCTGCACATCAAGGCGGAAATCCACAATCTCGCAGCCGAATGTCGGCGTGTCCTATCCTCATAATGCTCGGCAGCATTCAGGGCGAGTCAGACCTGACTACTTCGCCCATCGTTCATCACATCCATCACACGGTAATGCACACTTGGTCATCCTTGAGCGAAATCTGGCCGAGCGTCGGATCACTGGTATGGACAGCGATGATGTTTGGTCCGGCCGGGAAAGTGCGATAGCCAAGCTCCGTGACGAAAGCCTCGATCGCAGCGCCGTCAGACTTGATGATTTCAATGATCATGACTGGATGATGGCTCGCGAGAACGGTCCGGCTGCCGCGCAATACATCCAGTTCCATTCCCTCGACGTCCAATTTCACCAGGTCCAGACGTCCAAGTCCTAGAGAGTCCAGGCTGACCATCGGAACCGTGGTGCCAGCAACGCTATCATAGGAGATCTGTTGCCCGATAAATTCATTGTCAGTCCGCCGGCGCAATTCCAGACTGCCAAAGCTGGCGGGCCTGAAATAGTCCGGCTGCGGCACAACCAGTTCACCACACTGCTCCCCAAGGGCGGCAAGCCTTACTCGCGCGTTCAGGCAGTTATTCAATGCGATATTTCCGGCTAGCGCGTAGTAGACGATTTCCTGTGCCTCGAACGCGAGGATGCGGCCCCAACCGTACATGTGCCGTGCCCACTCAATCGAATGCACACCAATGTTTGCACCGCCGTCAATCGCGACAACGCCGTCACCAAAATGCTTCCTGCGACAATCAAGTAGTGCTAACGCGAGGCGCACTTCAGGCTCATCAAAACTTGATCTGTTTAGTAGTTGATGCCCAACGCCATAGGCTCCATATGCGTCGTTGGTGTGATAGTCGTTGCGATTGACAATCATGCTTCCGTGGTTGGAAGATGCCAGAACAAAAGCGATGGGGCGTATCGGAAAAGACACCGTTTAAAGTCCTCAAAATAATTCCACGTCTGCGCGGCGCGGTGTAAACGGCCAGCATGCACGCATGGTACGAACCCATGAACCCGCAGGCAGCTTCAAGAGTCGTCGGTGTCATCCTGCAGGACCCTCTTGTAGTCCTGTCCGCCGTAGAAAATGCCAATCACCGAGACCTGCTCCGCGTCGACGTCGAAGGCTATCACTACCCTCTTGCGGTAATTCGTAACGCGCAGACCCTGGCGAATGTCATCCCGGCGATTGCCTCGATGCGGAAACGATCGCAACTCTTCGCAGTACGTAATTATTGCGCTGGTATAGCGTTCCGCGATCACCGGCGAGGCCGCAGCTGCAATGTAACGATAGAGCTCGAGCAGTTGCTCCTGCGCTTCCGGTGTAAAGGCGACGGTATAGGACATTAGGCTTTTTCGATGGCCTTGCGGTGTTCAGCGGCAAGCGACGCGCGCAGCTGGTCGACGCCGATGGCGCGGGACGGGTCAGCCTTTAGCGCATCATAGGCGGGCGCGACCTGCTCGCGCAGCCAGCTTTCCACTGCACGGTCACGCGCAAGCAGTGCCCGGAGTCCATCGCGGATCACTTCGCTCTCCGTCGCGTATTCTCCAGCCGCCACCTTGGACCTGACTGCCTCGGCCATTTCGTTGGGCAGCGTGATGCTGAATTGTTGGGTTGAGCGCACGGGAAGTCTCCCTTCTGAGTGTAGGATTTAATCCTACACTTTGCCTCCTACGCCTGCAAGGCGTCCGCATGCCGACAGGCACCTTCGCACCTTCACGGCGTCAGTGCGCACGAACACCGGCAACGGTTGCACGCAGCATGTTCTTCATCTGGGCAAGCCGTTCGCCTGCCGCCTCGGTGAGGATCCGCGGCATCGCGTGCGTGGGCTGAAGACGCGGTGCCGCCTGCTGGTCTTCTCTGCCCCGCTGCCGCTTGCTTTCGAATGCCGCCTCCCGCTCTGTCGTGGCCGGAACGAGGTGTCCGCTTTCGATCGCGGCAACGAAATTGACCTGCCAGTTTCCGGCGCTAACGCGTGGTGCGGCCTCCCCGCATTCGTGGACGGTGACCATGCTGGCGTCGCTGGCGACGCTGATCCGTCGCGAGGAATTACAGTCGAAGAATATCCCGCCGGCATTCTGCTGGACCACAGTGGCGACCCGGAGCGCTTCCTGGTCGACCTCGTGGCGTTGAGCCGTTGCCTGCCGTTTGTTGCGAGCCTGCCAAGCGAAATCGGCGGTCGAGCGCAGCAGCGCGCGCAGGTAGTTGATGGGGCGCTCGGCTTTGCGGAGGTGTTCCCAGGCGACGTCAACCACATCGGAAAGCAGCTTCTGGTGCTCGCGGGCTTCGCGCATGAGTTTGAAGATCAGGAATTCATGAAATCCCAGGCGGCGAAGGCGCTCGAGGTCGCTGGGGAGCTGGCCCGGTTGTCTCTTTTGAGAAGAAGCAGGGTAAAGATCTTTATATATAGCACCGTCTGCCACGCTGGCAGACGGCTGCTGCAAGGAAAGGACCTCGGGGGCGACTGCCTCATGGTGATCAGGTTCGGGGGCGCTGGCGATGGCCGGCGCGTCGACGAGACCGAGCAGCTGGGCAGTCTGTTCAGTGAGGTGGAGGTAGGCACGACCAAACAGGCCTGCCTCGCCATAGCGCCTCTGTGGAGGGCGGACGATCAGGCCGGCCTCTTCGAGATCATCGAGGCTACGATAGAACGTGCGCATGGATTGCATGGCGCGGCCAGTAAGCAGTTCGCGGCGCGCGTAAATTGCCGCGTAAGGGCGATGGGCGTCGACGGTGCGGGCGAGGGCCGAGAGCAGGGCGCGGGCACGGGCGGGGACGCCGTGCAGATGTGCGGCGCGATGCGCGGCGCGAAAGACGATCCACGGGAGATTGGTGGTGTCGCAGGTGAATTCGGCGAGGGCATCGGCATCAATTTTGATATCTGCCGGATTAGCCGGGTGAGGGCGAATGTCCCCCTCGCCGGCAACGAAGTGTTGCGCGATAGGCATGTCTACACGTCCATTTCGAAAAAATGGATGACACATGCTTGACTGCCAATCACGTTCCGCTACACTTCGAGGTGTTTGGTCCCTTGCCCGATTCCAGTCGGGGAAGTGCAGCAGATGGGTGCGCGACAGCAAGCCCAATATTCAAAAGCCTTCGGTTCCAGCCGAAGGCTTTTGTTTTTACTACGGTCAGAAGCTAAGCATTTCGGCTCCGGTTCTTCATTGGCACTTCATAAGTGCTTGTTTTTTCGATGGTTCCCAGAGGGAACCGGCTTTAATGCATCTCGCGACCGGCAGATCGCTAAATCCAAGCCATTGAATCAAAAGAAGTTCCCAATGGGAATGCACTCTACTCACGCTGCTTCAACTTCGACTCGATAAACGCCTGAATCTCCTTGGCCCACTGCCCGGCCTGATCAGCCTCATCGGTTAATTTCACACCAATCACGCCATTGCGAGCGGTGATCTCGCAAAAGCGCTTTTTCCCAACTTTCACTACCAGGGTCTCACGGGCGTT harbors:
- a CDS encoding type II toxin-antitoxin system RelE/ParE family toxin, with protein sequence MSYTVAFTPEAQEQLLELYRYIAAAASPVIAERYTSAIITYCEELRSFPHRGNRRDDIRQGLRVTNYRKRVVIAFDVDAEQVSVIGIFYGGQDYKRVLQDDTDDS
- a CDS encoding ribbon-helix-helix domain-containing protein, which codes for MRSTQQFSITLPNEMAEAVRSKVAAGEYATESEVIRDGLRALLARDRAVESWLREQVAPAYDALKADPSRAIGVDQLRASLAAEHRKAIEKA
- a CDS encoding ATP-binding response regulator; this encodes MTFLRAIGVKRVLGVAIALLLCVSGVWVYFAYSLLLSPASLKALAGPQENYYWPVAQLEIAANKAKNAFLLYGAGRSDFRSVQLRFEVLQSKYAVLATPSDATQIFNGNASFRDAIAQIGAVIERVKPAVEQLPQDPRRAVDLSLRLGQIDEPLAVITDHVSEAEIDRRDTVYEDLIGKRHLFFLSSLLLLILLAGTAVLALMLGVDRKRLTRQQSAAIKAEQDAVRAKNAFLGMIGHELRTPLQSIVSVADTLLDRRFAERDATLIKRLAVAASRLETQMKDLTDFARLDAGRLTLREREFQPADVIGSMIDDVTASARSKGLEVVALVNNGDGWYLSDPDRIRQIVGNLLSNAVRYTDAGRILVRLDVTPSRGGAVLDITIEDTGPGIPAASVSQLFQPFTQLDQSNTRKHDGAGIGLAIVKGLVDLLGGSINIETEPGRGTKVTVSMPVKAAAAATEADGTEMQVTAIIERKRVLIVDDQESARESFADVLSSFGAYVDVAADAGEALAALSEATYDAVLLDVQMPGEDGIAVARKVRATPGPNRDVPIIGISAFSSELLKDSGAELFTQHLHKPVRNSVLKQALLDALAANKRH
- a CDS encoding FkbM family methyltransferase, producing MSFPIRPIAFVLASSNHGSMIVNRNDYHTNDAYGAYGVGHQLLNRSSFDEPEVRLALALLDCRRKHFGDGVVAIDGGANIGVHSIEWARHMYGWGRILAFEAQEIVYYALAGNIALNNCLNARVRLAALGEQCGELVVPQPDYFRPASFGSLELRRRTDNEFIGQQISYDSVAGTTVPMVSLDSLGLGRLDLVKLDVEGMELDVLRGSRTVLASHHPVMIIEIIKSDGAAIEAFVTELGYRTFPAGPNIIAVHTSDPTLGQISLKDDQVCITV
- a CDS encoding Replication protein O, coding for MPIAQHFVAGEGDIRPHPANPADIKIDADALAEFTCDTTNLPWIVFRAAHRAAHLHGVPARARALLSALARTVDAHRPYAAIYARRELLTGRAMQSMRTFYRSLDDLEEAGLIVRPPQRRYGEAGLFGRAYLHLTEQTAQLLGLVDAPAIASAPEPDHHEAVAPEVLSLQQPSASVADGAIYKDLYPASSQKRQPGQLPSDLERLRRLGFHEFLIFKLMREAREHQKLLSDVVDVAWEHLRKAERPINYLRALLRSTADFAWQARNKRQATAQRHEVDQEALRVATVVQQNAGGIFFDCNSSRRISVASDASMVTVHECGEAAPRVSAGNWQVNFVAAIESGHLVPATTEREAAFESKRQRGREDQQAAPRLQPTHAMPRILTEAAGERLAQMKNMLRATVAGVRAH
- a CDS encoding molybdopterin-dependent oxidoreductase, with the translated sequence MRHIGLVLLVLACLGQAQAQTAQLALDVTGNITHVTEAGTHTYHFTRADLLSLGAKSIKTSTNWTPVSVWRGPTLESILEKVGARGKVLHIYALDDYKHDVPISDAKQYGAIVAYERDGKPLEPKGFGPLMLIYPRDEQPDELNRASIEARFVWQIYKIVVE